One Paraburkholderia agricolaris DNA segment encodes these proteins:
- a CDS encoding sugar ABC transporter substrate-binding protein yields MAQAKEDKDEVQGTRRGLLQGAGLSAALALMGGMGGMGGMITQAQAAEGGSFPGHKRWKIVFVNHVTTNPFFVPTQYGIQDATAMLGMDYQWTGSANADIGEMVNAVNAAIAAKADAIAVPIVDPKAFDKPIQAALDAGIPVFAYNADAPSGSTNPRLAYIGQDLYLSGYQMGERISNLIDSGLVALFIATPGQLNIQPRLDGAAAAIKKSGKKIDVQTIATGATVNEELSKIKSFYLGHQDLKGMFAVDAGSTQGVAEVMKESNLPSKGVHGGGFDLLPRTVDLIHDGFLDFTIDQQPYVQGFYTVVEAFIFLASGGLVGPANVNTGLKFVTKGTVDPYLNTSTRYEGKSTKAQIVPRTGAIKG; encoded by the coding sequence ATGGCGCAAGCGAAGGAAGACAAAGACGAAGTGCAAGGCACGCGTCGGGGATTGTTGCAAGGCGCGGGCCTCTCCGCTGCACTAGCGTTAATGGGTGGGATGGGCGGCATGGGTGGCATGATCACGCAGGCCCAGGCGGCGGAAGGCGGTTCGTTCCCCGGCCACAAGCGCTGGAAAATCGTCTTCGTCAATCACGTCACAACGAATCCGTTCTTCGTTCCCACGCAATACGGCATTCAGGATGCGACGGCCATGCTGGGGATGGACTACCAGTGGACCGGCTCGGCCAATGCCGACATCGGCGAAATGGTCAACGCAGTGAATGCGGCGATCGCCGCGAAAGCCGACGCGATTGCGGTACCGATCGTCGACCCGAAAGCATTCGACAAACCCATCCAGGCCGCGCTCGACGCGGGCATTCCCGTGTTCGCCTATAACGCCGATGCACCGTCGGGTTCGACGAATCCGCGTCTTGCGTATATCGGTCAGGATCTCTATCTTTCTGGCTACCAGATGGGCGAGCGAATCTCGAACCTGATCGACAGCGGCCTCGTCGCACTCTTTATCGCCACGCCAGGGCAGCTCAACATTCAGCCACGGCTTGACGGTGCCGCCGCCGCAATCAAGAAATCGGGCAAGAAGATCGACGTCCAGACCATCGCAACCGGCGCGACCGTCAACGAAGAGCTATCGAAGATCAAGTCCTTCTATCTCGGCCACCAGGATCTCAAGGGCATGTTCGCCGTGGATGCGGGCAGCACCCAGGGCGTGGCCGAGGTGATGAAAGAATCCAACCTGCCGTCCAAAGGTGTCCACGGCGGCGGCTTCGATCTGTTGCCGCGCACGGTCGATCTGATTCACGATGGCTTCCTCGATTTCACGATCGATCAGCAGCCCTACGTGCAGGGTTTCTATACGGTCGTGGAGGCGTTCATCTTTCTCGCCTCCGGTGGGCTGGTTGGGCCCGCCAATGTCAACACGGGCCTGAAGTTCGTCACCAAGGGCACGGTCGATCCGTACCTGAACACATCGACGCGCTATGAAGGCAAGAGCACGAAAGCCCAGATCGTGCCACGCACGGGTGCGATCAAAGGGTGA
- a CDS encoding FadR/GntR family transcriptional regulator: MDYRHLQQRKSLHGRIVQELGMDIVGGKVQPGQRLPAETVLCERYGVSRPVLREATRVLVAKGLVVSKPRVGSVVKPRADWHMLDPDVLFWTINSVPEGEFFGSLLTVRRVIEPAAAALAATAATSEDLARIASAYDQMERAETASALLNPDLEFHRAIMAATHNDLLAYIGNMLSLALSESIKLTSRHPDTHALSLPRHKAILTAIQSRDPLGARQASLVQLDNARADAASVLETGGQFQTQP, encoded by the coding sequence ATGGACTACCGTCATCTGCAACAGCGCAAGAGCTTGCACGGCCGCATTGTGCAGGAGCTCGGCATGGATATCGTCGGCGGGAAAGTACAGCCAGGCCAGCGCCTGCCTGCCGAGACTGTCCTGTGCGAGCGCTATGGCGTGAGCCGCCCCGTGCTGCGTGAGGCGACTCGCGTGCTGGTGGCAAAAGGTCTGGTGGTGTCGAAACCGCGTGTGGGCAGTGTGGTGAAACCTCGCGCGGATTGGCACATGCTGGACCCCGACGTCCTGTTCTGGACGATCAACAGTGTGCCGGAGGGCGAGTTCTTCGGTTCGCTCCTGACCGTGCGCCGCGTGATCGAACCCGCGGCAGCGGCACTCGCCGCCACGGCGGCGACCAGCGAGGATCTCGCGCGCATCGCATCGGCTTACGATCAGATGGAACGTGCGGAAACCGCAAGCGCGCTACTGAACCCGGACCTCGAGTTTCACCGCGCCATCATGGCAGCCACTCACAACGACCTGCTGGCCTATATCGGCAACATGCTGTCGCTTGCCTTGTCCGAATCGATCAAGCTGACGAGTCGCCATCCGGACACGCATGCGTTGTCGCTGCCTCGTCACAAGGCGATTCTCACCGCGATCCAGAGCCGCGATCCGCTGGGTGCCCGGCAGGCAAGTCTGGTTCAGCTCGACAATGCACGCGCGGACGCCGCAAGCGTGCTGGAAACCGGCGGCCAGTTTCAGACGCAACCCTGA
- a CDS encoding sensor histidine kinase, which translates to MSRQEHLQETGGQLSHSGRVRSAHAWLVALICALATLHASTAAAVPAHADTLTHPRIEAARSDWQSDSPPSAGWVTVSLPDDWSSRWPEFDGVVWYRLSWQQADVAHPAALMLDYLNMAGAIYLNGSLLMRDRHLLEPLTRAWNAPHYQVLSPPLLREGTNTLLIRVSGLSQYQPGLGNVSIGDPDTLQRSYETEYWLRHDLQLSSLAVTATLGCFFFALWLMRRQEAVYGWFSLMSLAWWWVALNQVATSPWPFASTDGWESANSIALIIYSAAFTMFSIRFCERRLPRIETVLWLLVAVGTIVMLATPHSHMGMTRAALAVAQACNFFATCFAFLYVAWRHGRTDHRILSICIAIFLIAGVHDLLTFLGILNDNRYYSALTSQLQMIGMALVLAWNFVANLRHIERFNEELNITVDAARAELANTLHREHELEVANVRLNERLNLAHDLHDGLGGTLVSSIATLEHAPHGIPSGRFLSILKELRDDLRIIIDTASNQQPGESPLADQIGPLRHRLTSLLESHGIECRWSIAGLDRCYLPPSKSIDVMRILQEALTNVFKHSRASQVEIDLHSDERELALAVRDNGIGFDPAALQQHAGTGMRSMQARAQRLGGTLRIRSAAGLTALDMQVARAETEPLLR; encoded by the coding sequence ATGTCACGTCAAGAACATCTACAAGAAACTGGCGGTCAACTCTCGCACTCAGGCCGTGTTCGAAGCGCGCACGCATGGCTTGTTGCCCTGATCTGTGCCCTCGCCACGCTGCACGCCAGTACCGCGGCCGCCGTGCCGGCGCACGCCGACACCCTTACGCATCCCCGCATCGAAGCGGCCCGCTCGGACTGGCAGTCTGATAGCCCGCCATCGGCAGGCTGGGTTACAGTATCGCTGCCCGACGACTGGTCTTCACGCTGGCCGGAATTCGATGGTGTCGTCTGGTATCGGCTCTCATGGCAACAGGCAGACGTAGCGCATCCTGCCGCGCTGATGCTCGACTATCTGAACATGGCCGGTGCGATTTATCTCAACGGCAGTTTGCTGATGCGCGACCGGCATCTGCTTGAACCGTTGACGCGCGCCTGGAACGCGCCACACTATCAGGTCCTGAGTCCGCCCTTGCTGCGCGAAGGCACCAATACGCTGCTGATACGCGTGTCGGGGCTGTCGCAGTATCAGCCCGGACTTGGCAACGTGTCGATCGGCGATCCCGACACGCTCCAGCGCAGCTACGAAACCGAATACTGGCTGCGCCACGATCTGCAACTGTCCAGCCTTGCCGTGACGGCCACGCTCGGGTGCTTCTTTTTCGCGTTATGGCTAATGCGTCGGCAGGAAGCCGTCTATGGCTGGTTCAGTTTGATGTCGCTCGCCTGGTGGTGGGTGGCGCTCAACCAGGTGGCGACAAGCCCATGGCCGTTTGCCAGTACCGACGGGTGGGAAAGCGCCAACTCGATCGCGCTGATTATCTACAGCGCGGCATTCACGATGTTCTCCATACGCTTTTGCGAACGGCGTTTGCCACGTATCGAGACCGTACTCTGGCTACTCGTGGCCGTCGGCACGATCGTCATGCTCGCGACGCCGCACAGCCATATGGGCATGACGCGCGCCGCTCTGGCCGTGGCGCAGGCCTGCAATTTCTTCGCGACCTGCTTTGCCTTTCTCTACGTCGCGTGGCGTCACGGTCGCACCGATCATCGCATTCTGTCGATCTGCATTGCCATTTTCCTGATCGCCGGAGTGCATGACCTGCTGACGTTTCTCGGCATCCTCAACGACAATCGCTACTACTCCGCACTCACGTCGCAATTGCAGATGATCGGTATGGCGCTGGTGCTCGCCTGGAATTTCGTCGCCAATCTGCGCCATATCGAGCGCTTCAACGAGGAGTTGAACATCACCGTCGACGCAGCCAGGGCCGAACTGGCGAACACGCTGCACCGCGAGCACGAACTCGAAGTCGCCAACGTCAGGCTCAACGAACGGCTCAATCTCGCCCACGACCTTCATGACGGGCTGGGCGGCACGCTTGTCAGCAGCATTGCCACGCTCGAGCACGCGCCGCACGGTATCCCGTCCGGACGCTTCCTGTCGATTCTGAAAGAGCTGCGCGACGACCTGCGCATCATCATCGATACCGCCTCGAACCAGCAGCCCGGCGAATCTCCGCTGGCCGATCAGATCGGTCCGCTGCGGCACCGGCTCACGAGCCTGCTGGAAAGCCACGGCATCGAATGCCGCTGGTCGATCGCCGGTCTTGACCGGTGCTACCTGCCGCCCTCGAAAAGCATCGACGTCATGCGGATTCTTCAGGAAGCCCTGACCAACGTCTTCAAACACAGCCGCGCCAGTCAGGTGGAGATCGACCTGCACAGCGACGAGCGGGAACTCGCACTCGCTGTTCGCGACAACGGAATCGGCTTCGATCCCGCCGCGCTCCAGCAGCATGCGGGAACCGGCATGCGCAGTATGCAGGCGCGTGCGCAGCGGCTGGGCGGAACGCTGCGGATTCGATCCGCTGCCGGCCTCACCGCACTGGATATGCAGGTGGCGCGAGCCGAAACTGAGCCCCTGCTTCGTTAG
- a CDS encoding response regulator transcription factor has translation MAQPSSDTFESVLPGPLLIVEDEPPMQARLRAILATLGYTDDILSFAGSIAEANALLANQPFALVLIDVGLPDGNGIDLIRALHGQDEALPLLVISAWSTEQVIVTALQAGATGYLLKERDDVEIAMSIRSALRGGAPIDPFVARRILDLTGLARRASTTSAKPPTRSPLSPREIEILVLVNKGLTNREISDVLSLSRLTVECHVKNIYKKLAVNSRTQAVFEARTHGLLP, from the coding sequence ATGGCGCAACCATCGTCCGATACTTTCGAATCCGTGCTGCCCGGCCCGCTCCTGATCGTCGAGGACGAGCCACCGATGCAGGCCCGGCTGCGCGCGATTCTCGCCACCCTCGGTTACACGGACGACATCCTGTCATTCGCGGGCAGCATTGCCGAAGCCAACGCGCTACTGGCCAACCAGCCGTTCGCGCTCGTGCTGATCGACGTCGGCCTGCCGGACGGCAACGGCATCGATCTTATACGTGCGTTGCATGGACAGGATGAGGCGTTGCCGCTTCTGGTAATCTCCGCCTGGAGCACCGAGCAGGTGATCGTGACCGCGCTCCAGGCGGGCGCAACCGGCTACCTGCTCAAGGAGCGAGACGACGTTGAAATCGCGATGTCGATCCGCAGCGCACTGCGCGGCGGCGCGCCCATCGACCCATTCGTTGCCAGACGCATTCTCGATCTGACCGGTCTCGCCAGGCGCGCCAGCACAACCAGCGCGAAGCCGCCGACGCGCTCGCCGCTCAGTCCGAGGGAAATCGAAATCCTGGTGCTGGTCAACAAAGGGCTCACCAATCGCGAGATTTCCGATGTGCTATCCCTGTCCAGGCTAACGGTCGAATGTCACGTCAAGAACATCTACAAGAAACTGGCGGTCAACTCTCGCACTCAGGCCGTGTTCGAAGCGCGCACGCATGGCTTGTTGCCCTGA
- a CDS encoding putative type VI secretion system effector, translating into MLEQTDRPALLRGRIENLKRTKVTRDFMRTENEKIATGAGTVALGLSGMTGLAVAMSTVAGSSQEEVDKISFEIDGVHVEGWLWRFPFRENDEVEVVAEKSGVGVTCFAVRRIEDELVAVYPHCTSGRQAYLKTVVKVCATLSIVWVAAMSFLFFVKAPVLTAPQKFYFLGVTSLFPALFLLFFAVSAYRKDKSFITLSERIFETFGWADPTGINLKKTSKGRKRKGDGSGYGLWVFRY; encoded by the coding sequence ATGTTAGAGCAGACGGATCGTCCGGCTTTGTTGCGCGGACGTATCGAGAATCTCAAGCGCACGAAAGTAACGCGTGATTTCATGCGCACAGAAAACGAAAAAATCGCCACCGGTGCCGGTACGGTTGCGTTGGGCCTATCGGGCATGACCGGGCTCGCCGTTGCCATGTCCACCGTGGCGGGCAGCAGCCAGGAAGAGGTCGACAAGATCTCCTTCGAGATTGACGGCGTGCACGTCGAGGGGTGGCTATGGCGATTCCCTTTCCGTGAGAACGACGAAGTCGAAGTCGTGGCCGAGAAATCAGGTGTTGGTGTGACGTGCTTTGCGGTACGGCGAATAGAGGATGAGTTGGTGGCCGTGTACCCGCACTGTACGAGTGGCCGCCAGGCGTATCTGAAGACAGTGGTGAAGGTCTGCGCCACCTTGTCGATCGTCTGGGTGGCGGCGATGAGCTTCCTGTTCTTCGTAAAAGCGCCCGTCCTGACTGCGCCGCAGAAGTTCTATTTTCTGGGGGTGACATCACTTTTTCCTGCACTTTTTCTATTGTTTTTTGCAGTGTCGGCTTATCGGAAAGACAAGTCGTTTATTACGCTATCGGAACGGATCTTTGAGACGTTTGGGTGGGCCGACCCGACCGGCATCAATCTGAAAAAGACATCGAAAGGCAGGAAACGAAAGGGCGATGGTTCCGGCTATGGACTGTGGGTGTTCCGGTACTGA
- a CDS encoding LysR family transcriptional regulator — MRDTALNIRSLRYLHEIELHGGVRAAADALSINASVISRQVGNLERLHGVALLERQGRRVTLTEIGRTLVEHFRESAQRDAEMLAQLEDYRGLRRGRIEIATGEGFVETLLASVLEAFSLQFPDIVVELRGAATSEIVAMVRNDEVDLGLCAGGISDPAIRARTFRAAPLCALVSPQHPLAGERRIRVEQLADHRLIFMPSRFGVQQYVDSLLRAERLNLTPAYRCDLFSSAQAIAAAGLGVAFMSTDAARQYLDAGKLVPIEIDHAIAREFGSQVIRRVGRRLSPAAEFLWTRLVKALQRRQG; from the coding sequence TTGCGCGACACCGCGCTCAATATCCGCAGCCTGCGCTATCTGCACGAAATCGAGCTGCACGGCGGCGTGCGGGCGGCCGCGGACGCGTTGTCCATCAACGCTTCGGTGATCAGCCGCCAGGTTGGGAATCTCGAACGCCTGCATGGGGTGGCGCTGCTGGAGCGGCAGGGTCGGCGCGTAACGCTCACGGAGATCGGCCGCACGCTCGTCGAGCATTTCCGTGAAAGCGCGCAGCGCGACGCGGAGATGCTCGCGCAGTTGGAAGACTATCGGGGCTTGCGCAGGGGCCGAATCGAGATCGCCACCGGCGAGGGGTTCGTCGAGACGCTGCTCGCCAGCGTGCTTGAGGCATTCAGCCTGCAGTTCCCGGACATTGTGGTGGAACTGCGCGGCGCGGCGACCTCAGAAATCGTTGCCATGGTGCGCAACGACGAGGTCGATCTCGGACTGTGCGCAGGCGGCATCAGCGATCCGGCGATTCGCGCGCGAACCTTTCGCGCCGCGCCGCTCTGCGCGCTCGTCAGTCCGCAGCACCCGCTGGCGGGCGAACGGCGCATCCGCGTTGAACAACTGGCCGACCACCGGCTGATCTTCATGCCGTCGCGTTTTGGCGTTCAGCAGTATGTCGATTCGCTGCTTCGTGCGGAACGGCTCAATCTGACGCCGGCCTATCGCTGCGATCTGTTTTCGTCGGCGCAAGCGATCGCCGCTGCGGGCCTGGGTGTCGCTTTCATGTCGACCGATGCGGCGCGCCAGTATCTGGACGCCGGAAAACTGGTTCCCATAGAGATCGACCACGCGATCGCCCGCGAATTCGGCAGCCAGGTCATACGCCGGGTTGGCAGGCGTCTGTCACCCGCGGCCGAGTTCCTCTGGACCAGGCTCGTCAAGGCGCTGCAGAGGCGTCAGGGGTAG
- a CDS encoding M20 aminoacylase family protein, with product MSGTQDFCSLDDTLDLRDELSGIRHHLHRHPELAYKEFKTSDFVAQSLESWGYAVTRGLGGTGMVATLKAGTGARAVAIRADMDALPISEETGLSYASAEPGLMHACGHDGHTTMVLGAARHLARTRRFDGTVHLVFQPAEEIGADSGAKRMIEDGLFERFPCDAIFGLHNHPGYPAGTFLFRSGPFMAACDTVELVIHGRGGHAARPHLAVDPIVIGAGLVSALQTVVSRSVDPMQAAVVTVGAFNAGHVANVIPEKARLQISVRSFDAAVRTLLETRIRALAQAHADAYGARIDVDYVPGYPVVVNSVPETELAQQVARELVGDERVVDGFGPIAGSEDFAYYLQEKPGCFLRLGNGEGAPMLHNASYDFNDDNLTVGAAYWTRLVERFLAAAS from the coding sequence ATGTCAGGCACCCAGGACTTCTGTTCCCTCGACGACACGCTGGATCTGCGCGATGAACTGAGCGGCATTCGTCATCATCTTCATCGTCATCCGGAACTGGCCTACAAGGAGTTCAAGACCTCCGATTTCGTTGCACAGAGCCTCGAAAGCTGGGGCTATGCCGTGACACGCGGTCTGGGCGGCACCGGCATGGTGGCCACGCTCAAGGCGGGGACGGGCGCGCGTGCGGTAGCCATCCGCGCCGATATGGACGCTTTGCCGATCAGCGAGGAGACCGGCCTGTCCTACGCCAGCGCCGAGCCGGGGCTGATGCATGCGTGCGGGCACGACGGCCACACGACGATGGTACTCGGCGCGGCCCGCCATCTGGCCCGCACGCGCCGCTTCGACGGCACCGTGCACCTCGTGTTCCAGCCTGCCGAGGAAATCGGCGCGGATAGCGGCGCCAAACGCATGATCGAAGACGGCCTGTTCGAGCGCTTTCCGTGCGACGCGATTTTCGGTCTGCACAACCATCCCGGCTATCCCGCCGGCACCTTCCTGTTCCGCAGCGGGCCGTTCATGGCGGCGTGCGATACCGTTGAACTGGTGATTCACGGCCGTGGCGGCCATGCGGCGCGGCCTCATCTGGCCGTCGACCCGATTGTGATCGGCGCCGGCCTGGTGAGCGCGTTGCAGACCGTCGTGTCGCGCAGTGTCGATCCGATGCAGGCCGCCGTGGTGACCGTGGGCGCTTTCAATGCCGGGCACGTCGCGAACGTGATCCCCGAAAAAGCTCGCCTGCAGATCAGCGTGCGTTCGTTCGACGCCGCGGTTCGTACGCTGCTCGAAACGCGCATCCGCGCGCTCGCGCAGGCGCACGCGGATGCTTACGGCGCGCGGATCGACGTCGACTATGTGCCGGGATATCCCGTGGTCGTGAATAGCGTGCCGGAGACTGAACTGGCGCAGCAGGTGGCGCGCGAACTGGTTGGCGACGAACGGGTGGTCGATGGCTTTGGCCCGATTGCCGGCAGCGAGGATTTCGCCTACTACCTCCAGGAAAAACCGGGCTGCTTCCTGCGTCTCGGCAACGGCGAGGGAGCCCCGATGCTGCACAACGCGTCATACGATTTCAACGACGACAACCTCACCGTGGGCGCAGCGTACTGGACGCGCTTGGTCGAGCGTTTTCTCGCTGCGGCATCCTGA
- a CDS encoding MFS transporter, with protein sequence MSAQPVAQSTASPASAVSTPASQRRIVIAAVFGNLLEFFDFTVYSFFALTIAKLFFPAHDPVVSTLLALSAFAIGFVARPVGGFVLGHYADKHGRRAALTLTIFLMAVGSGMIGLAPDYATIGLAAPALIVFARLLQGFAQGGEFGAATATLLETGSAKGRGFRASWQLASQGAAALLGSGMAALLTYQLTEPQLLAWGWRVPFLAGVLIMPVGVYLRRHIVEEPPAAGKTKGSKLEPALVRKWFLTVFAIMGMTVATYVLMYYIPTYAIQYLKLPPKLSMLVSIGAACVSLTLCPVWGALSDRMQRRKPLTLIGRVALIALLYPAFWLMNHFPALPVVFGLIVLLMIFYTMGSAPAYSLMPENFPKHVRAGYLASAYAVAVSVFGGTSQLVVAWLIKATGNTMAPAWYMIGCVIVSLIAVSMLEETGGRDLDAG encoded by the coding sequence ATGTCCGCCCAGCCCGTTGCGCAATCCACCGCATCTCCGGCATCCGCCGTGTCCACGCCCGCGTCTCAACGCAGGATCGTCATTGCCGCGGTGTTTGGCAATCTGCTCGAGTTCTTCGACTTCACCGTCTACAGCTTCTTCGCGCTGACGATCGCGAAGCTGTTCTTCCCGGCGCACGATCCGGTCGTCTCCACGCTGCTCGCGCTGTCCGCCTTTGCGATCGGATTCGTCGCGCGGCCCGTGGGCGGCTTCGTGCTCGGCCACTACGCGGACAAGCACGGCCGCCGCGCGGCGCTGACGCTGACGATCTTCCTGATGGCGGTCGGGTCCGGGATGATCGGCCTTGCGCCCGATTACGCCACGATCGGCCTTGCCGCACCCGCATTGATCGTGTTCGCGCGCCTGCTGCAGGGTTTCGCGCAGGGCGGCGAGTTTGGCGCCGCTACCGCGACCTTGCTGGAAACGGGTTCGGCGAAGGGGCGCGGCTTTCGGGCGAGCTGGCAACTGGCGAGCCAGGGTGCTGCCGCGCTGCTCGGCTCCGGCATGGCCGCGCTGCTCACCTACCAGCTCACTGAGCCGCAACTGCTCGCCTGGGGATGGCGTGTACCGTTTCTCGCCGGCGTTCTGATCATGCCTGTCGGGGTGTATCTGCGCCGGCATATCGTTGAAGAGCCGCCGGCTGCGGGCAAAACGAAGGGTTCGAAACTCGAGCCGGCGCTCGTGCGCAAATGGTTTCTGACCGTGTTCGCGATCATGGGCATGACGGTCGCGACTTACGTGCTGATGTACTACATTCCCACCTACGCAATCCAGTATCTCAAACTGCCGCCGAAGCTCTCCATGCTGGTGTCGATCGGTGCAGCGTGCGTTTCGCTGACCCTGTGTCCGGTGTGGGGCGCGCTCTCGGACAGGATGCAGCGCCGCAAGCCGCTCACCCTCATCGGCCGCGTTGCGTTGATCGCTCTGCTCTACCCGGCTTTCTGGCTGATGAACCATTTTCCGGCGCTGCCGGTCGTGTTCGGTCTGATCGTACTGCTGATGATTTTCTACACCATGGGATCGGCGCCGGCGTATTCCCTGATGCCCGAGAATTTCCCGAAACATGTCCGCGCCGGTTATCTGGCGAGCGCCTATGCGGTTGCGGTGTCGGTCTTCGGCGGGACCTCGCAACTGGTCGTCGCATGGCTCATCAAGGCGACCGGCAATACGATGGCGCCGGCGTGGTACATGATCGGCTGCGTGATCGTTTCGTTGATTGCCGTGTCGATGCTTGAAGAAACCGGGGGACGTGATCTGGACGCGGGCTGA
- a CDS encoding short-chain fatty acid transporter, with amino-acid sequence MKELNRQQDLAASTADDAVGLERMAAAVTRWSEKWFPDAYIFAAIAVVVVAVGALATGAPAQRVGIAFGDGFWSLIPFTMQMAIVAISGYVVAVSPPAAKLIAWLARLPSNGKSAVAFVALVSISASLFNWAISLIFSGLLVRALARRTGLRMDYRAAGAAAYLGMGATWALGLSSSASQLQANPDSLPKALLAITGVIPFSETIFLPQSLLIVAALTVVSLLIAYLSAPGAERAKTAQSLGISLNEAELEVAAPSRPGDWLEYSPLITILIVALGSVWAWHEFTTKNPVLAISNLNTYNFVFLLAGMLLNWRPRRFLNAVAKSVPSVAGVLIQFPLYGGIAYMLTKASAPSGLPLADHLSHFFVTVSSHASFPALMGIYSAVLGFFVPSGGGKWIIEAPYVIAAAKELQVHLGWAVTVYNAAEALPNLINPFWMLPLLGVLGLRARDVVGFTFTQFIVHLPLVIFMLWILAGTLTFHPPVVP; translated from the coding sequence ATGAAGGAATTGAACCGTCAGCAAGACCTGGCAGCCTCGACAGCCGACGATGCAGTTGGGCTCGAGCGTATGGCCGCAGCCGTGACCCGTTGGTCGGAAAAGTGGTTTCCCGACGCATACATATTCGCGGCGATCGCGGTCGTCGTCGTCGCTGTCGGCGCCCTGGCGACGGGTGCGCCTGCACAACGTGTGGGGATTGCCTTCGGAGACGGATTCTGGAGCCTGATTCCCTTTACGATGCAGATGGCGATCGTGGCCATTTCAGGCTACGTGGTCGCGGTATCTCCGCCTGCCGCGAAATTGATCGCATGGCTTGCCCGCCTGCCGTCGAACGGCAAGTCCGCGGTGGCATTCGTCGCGCTGGTCAGCATTTCGGCGTCGCTTTTCAACTGGGCGATCAGCCTGATCTTCAGCGGCCTGCTGGTTCGTGCGCTCGCTCGTCGCACCGGGCTCCGTATGGACTACCGGGCAGCGGGTGCCGCCGCCTATCTCGGCATGGGCGCGACCTGGGCGCTGGGATTGAGCTCGTCAGCATCGCAATTGCAGGCGAATCCGGACAGTTTGCCGAAAGCGCTGCTGGCGATCACCGGAGTCATTCCGTTCTCCGAGACGATTTTTCTTCCCCAGTCGTTACTGATAGTCGCCGCTCTGACCGTCGTATCGCTTTTGATTGCGTATCTCTCGGCGCCCGGCGCGGAACGCGCCAAAACCGCGCAGTCTCTGGGCATCTCGCTGAACGAAGCGGAACTCGAAGTCGCAGCGCCTTCACGCCCCGGCGACTGGCTCGAGTACAGCCCGTTGATCACAATCCTGATCGTCGCACTCGGCTCGGTTTGGGCATGGCACGAATTCACCACGAAAAATCCGGTGCTGGCCATCTCGAATCTCAATACCTACAACTTCGTGTTCCTGCTGGCCGGAATGTTGTTGAACTGGCGCCCGCGCCGCTTCCTGAACGCCGTGGCGAAATCGGTGCCGTCTGTGGCTGGCGTGTTGATCCAGTTTCCTCTCTATGGGGGCATTGCGTACATGCTGACGAAAGCCTCCGCGCCGTCGGGACTACCGCTGGCCGATCATCTTTCTCATTTCTTCGTCACCGTGTCTTCGCATGCGTCGTTTCCGGCGCTGATGGGCATCTACTCTGCCGTCCTTGGATTCTTCGTGCCGTCGGGTGGCGGGAAATGGATCATTGAAGCACCGTACGTGATCGCGGCCGCCAAGGAACTCCAGGTTCATCTGGGCTGGGCGGTAACCGTCTACAACGCGGCGGAGGCGTTGCCGAATTTGATCAACCCTTTCTGGATGCTGCCGTTGCTCGGCGTGCTGGGATTGCGGGCTCGTGACGTGGTGGGCTTCACGTTTACCCAGTTCATCGTGCATCTTCCGCTCGTGATCTTCATGCTATGGATTCTTGCGGGGACACTGACCTTCCATCCCCCCGTCGTGCCTTGA